The Deltaproteobacteria bacterium genome window below encodes:
- a CDS encoding (2Fe-2S)-binding protein has protein sequence MGRLLCHCLVVEEAEVRRAIRQGARTVEDVTARCEAGGGCGSCRAGIAVLLEDEARRGARATDGEALLRQLGLFTEPRDP, from the coding sequence ATGGGCCGACTGCTGTGCCATTGCCTCGTGGTCGAGGAGGCCGAGGTGCGTCGCGCGATCCGTCAGGGCGCCCGCACGGTCGAGGATGTCACGGCGCGCTGCGAGGCCGGAGGTGGCTGCGGCAGCTGTCGCGCCGGCATCGCGGTGCTGCTCGAGGACGAGGCCCGCCGCGGCGCGCGAGCGACCGACGGCGAGGCCCTGCTGCGGCAGCTGGGGCTGTTCACCGAGCCCCGCGATCCGTGA
- a CDS encoding helix-hairpin-helix domain-containing protein — protein MPADDLAALAQPVDVNTAGADELASLPGVGPAIAARIVAGRPFVSVDALLRVRGIGPKTLARLRVRARVYAD, from the coding sequence ATGCCCGCCGACGATCTGGCCGCGCTCGCACAGCCGGTCGACGTCAACACCGCCGGTGCCGACGAACTCGCGAGCCTGCCGGGCGTGGGACCTGCGATCGCGGCGCGCATCGTCGCGGGCCGGCCGTTCGTGTCGGTCGACGCACTGCTGCGCGTGCGCGGCATCGGCCCCAAGACGCTCGCGCGGCTGCGCGTGCGTGCGCGGGTCTACGCCGACTGA